A stretch of Gadus macrocephalus chromosome 17, ASM3116895v1 DNA encodes these proteins:
- the wdr55 gene encoding WD repeat-containing protein 55 — MAAPLEHVEISNSAVHCTHTTENTSDNTKVNTDEDDDDDDEDETHEPRIRETPEDIKLEAISNTLAFHPSRDILAFGDLDGDIYAYSYSCTEGENKELWSSGHHLKSCREIAFSGDGEKLFSVSKDKCVHMMDVEVGKLVTRIQKAHSAPINTLLVVDENILATGDDGGTVKAWDLRKGSAFMDMKHHEDYISSLAVDQAKKILLTASGDGTMGVFNLKRRRFELLSEFQSGDLTSVAVMKRGRKVVCGSSEGTIYIFNWNGFGATSDRFAVKAESVDCIVPVTDSIMCTASMDGYIRAINVMPNRVIGCLGQHVGEPIEQIAKSRDVHFLASCAHDQLIKFWDISKLPAMMVNDYRKRKKRDGRLASLSNKALGGNDFFNGLVEEPEKMEEVEGEDEQEDDSDSGSD; from the exons ATGGCGGCTCCCTTAGAGCACGTTGAAATCTCGAATTCAGCCGTACATTGTACACATACCACAGAAAATACTTCAGACAATACTAAAGTTAACACAGACgaagatgacgatgacgatgacgaagACGAAACGCATGAACCAAGAATTCGGGAAACTCCGGAGGACATTAAACTTGAGGCGATCTCGAACACATTGGCGTTTCACCCCAGCAGAGATATCCTGGCCTTTGGGGATCTCGACGGGGACATTTACGCCTATTCCTATTCTTGCACGGAGGGTGAGAACAAGGAGCTGTGGTCCTCTGGTCACCACCTGAAGTCATGCCGAGAGATAGCCTTCTCCGGTGACGGTGAGAAGCTGTTCAGCGTCTCTAAAGACAAGTGCGTGCACATGATGGACGTAGAAGTGGGCAAGTTGGTGACGCGCATCCAGAAAGCGCACAGTGCACCCATCAACACGCTACTGGTCGTTGATGAAAACATCCTGGCTACCGGGGACGATGGAGGTACTGTAAAG GCGTGGGACCTTAGAAAGGGCTCTGCATTTATGGACATGAAACACCATGAAGACTACATCAGCAGTTTAGCTGTGGACCAGGCAAAGAAAATCCTACTTACTGCCAG CGGCGACGGCACCATGGGCGTGTTCAATCTCAAAAGGCGGCGCTTCGAGCTGCTTTCAGAGTTTCAGAGCGGGGACTTGACCTCTGTTGCGGTGATGAAAAGGGGGAGGAAGGTGGTATGTGGCTCCAGCGAGGGAACCATCTACATCTTCAACTGGAACGGCTTCGGCGCCACCAGCGACCGCTTCGCCGTGAAGGCCGAGTCGGTGGACTGCATCGTGCCCGTGACGGACAGCATCATGTGCACGGCCTCCATGGACGGCTACATACG GGCCATCAACGTGATGCCTAACCGCGTCATCGGCTGTCTCGGTCAGCATGTCGGAGAGCCCATAGAACAGATCGCCAAGTCCAGAGACGTCCACTTCCTGGCAAGCTGCGCCCACGACCAGCTCATCAAGTTCTGGGACATCTCCAAGCTCCCTGCCATGATGGTGAACGACTACCGCAAGCGCAAGAAGAGAGACGGGCGCCTTGCGTCACTCAGTAACAAAGCGCTGGGCGGGAATGACTTTTTCAATGGACtggtggaagaaccagagaagatggaagaggtggagggggaagacGAGCAGGAGGATGATAGTGATAGTGGCAGTGATTAA
- the LOC132445442 gene encoding endonuclease domain-containing 1 protein-like codes for MMSPVTGGCPLALVILLLVSTEPTATAVVKTVSDCAEFFLDGKPPKIENVLEQGNIQDQDRYLPICQTYNHQNRFMTLYDKVKQIPVFSAYKYTGHETGRCQHKWKLEPGLDANYQSAEKDYPKGSSYHRGHLFPCRHANSKDDQESTFMVTNRVPQDPSFNNGGWKQMENHVKRVMDKYCLDQNNKLEAFVLTGAFPSDENMPNTTVNIPKTLWTAFCCYSKVLHKWFACAHWGANVNGKMEAKTVADLNTSLGVDPFPDKCLCTTDSELRTVFNSISPSSKTHVRKKAGKRPRKRPRKL; via the exons ATGATGTCACCAGTGACTGGTGGCTGTCCATTGGCTCTTGTCATTCTGCTTCTCGTGTCCACGGAGCCTACAGCCACTGCGGTGGTGAAGACAGTCAGCGACTGTGCGGAATTCTTCCTGGATGGAAAGCCACCAAAAATAGAAAACGTGTTGGAGCAGGGGAACATTCAGGACCAGGATCGCTACTTGCCCATATGCCAGACATATAACCATCAAAATAGGTTCATGACGCTCTATGACAAAGTGAAGCAGATCCCAGTGTTTTctgcatataaatacacagggCACGAAACAGGGAGATGCCAACACAAATGGAAGCTTGAGCCGGGG CTTGATGCCAACTACCAGTCTGCAGAAAAGGACTACCCTAAGGGTAGTTCGTATCATAGAGGCCATTTGTTTCCATGTCGTCATGCAAACAGCAAAGATGATCAGGAATCCACATTCATGGTGACTAATAGAGTTCCACAAGATCCCTCATTCAATAACGGAGGATGGAAGCAAATGGAGAATCATGTCAAACGTGTGATGGATAAATACTGTTTAGACCAAAACAATAAGCTTGAGGCATTTGTTTTGACTGGAGCATTTCCCAGTGATGAAAATATGCCAAACACCACGGTCAATATTCCAAAAACTCTCTGGACAGCATTTTGCTGCTATAGCAAAGTTCTGCATAAGTGGTTTGCATGCGCACACTGGGGTGCCAACGTTAATGGAAAAATGGAGGCCAAAACTGTGGCAGACTTGAATACAAGTTTGGGTGTTGATCCATTTCCTGATAAATGTCTCTGCACTACAGATAGTGAGTTGCGTACTGTGTTTAACAGTATAAGTCCTTCCTCAAAGACTCATGTCCGCAAGAAGGCAGGCAAACGGCCACGCAAACGGCCACGCAAACTGTAA